The DNA sequence AAGGTAAATTCATTGTATAAAAGAAGTTCTTTGACCTTTTCAATTTTCTGGAGTATAAAAAACTGTTCTAAGGTAATGTTTTCATTTTGTGAAAACGTTTTTGACAATGCGCTGTAATCTTTGTGGAACTTTGAAATAAGAAACTCCGATAATAGAAAATCTTCATCGATATCAAGTTCGCTGATCTTTATAATAATGAAATTTTTGATTTTTTCGATAAGTTGATGGGATGAATCTTTAATTCTTTCAAAACCCGTATTTTCAAGATGTTTTTCTATGGAATGCAGATCTTTATCAGAAATATCAGATTCGGTTTCTACTTCACCCAGTTCTATTGATTTCAGTTCAATATTAAAATTTTTAAAAATAGCGGAAACAGCAGAAATACATCGGCCACAAACCATATTTTTTATAAAAATCTTCATAGCTGATTGTTCAACCTATCCTTTACAAATTCAACTTGTGTTTTACCATGAGGAACCGGATTTCCGTCTTCCCCCAGATTAACCATTACAATTCTATCGACAGTAATAATCGTTTGGTGAGTCATTTTATTCCTTACATCACATCTCAAAGTAATTGATGAAGATCCAAAAGCCAATACCTCAATACCGATTTCAATAATATCTCCCTGTTTTGCAGAACTTATAAAATTGATTTCGGAAATAAATTTTGTGACTACTTTAGTATTTTCTAATTGGATGATTGCGTACAGTGCAGCTTCCTCATCGATCCATTGTAATAATCTTCCTCCAAAAAGTGAATGATTGGGATTTAAATCTTCGGGCTTAACCCATTTTCTCGTATGGTAATTCATGCTTCAATAATTTGCAGTACAAATTTAGCGCTAAAAACTGGCTTTATCAAATGAATAATATTCAGTTATTAAAAGTGTATTATTTATTCCCTCAATCGATAACGTATGGATCTATTTTCATAAATCGGGTAGTATAAATCATCGGTAAATTATATAGTATTTATAAGTATTTAGAAATAATTCAATAGTATGATGATATTTATGTGATTTTGATCGGTGAATTATTTTAATTTAAAGATTTCTACTATATATCAGGTCTTTTTATGAAGTATATAGTGTTAAATAAACTTTAAAATTGTGTTTTTTGCTTGTTTTTGAAAACGAATAACCTGTTGATTGTTAATTATTTACTTTCATAGATTCAAAAAGAAGTTATAAA is a window from the Chryseobacterium sp. T16E-39 genome containing:
- a CDS encoding helix-turn-helix domain-containing protein, with the translated sequence MKIFIKNMVCGRCISAVSAIFKNFNIELKSIELGEVETESDISDKDLHSIEKHLENTGFERIKDSSHQLIEKIKNFIIIKISELDIDEDFLLSEFLISKFHKDYSALSKTFSQNENITLEQFFILQKIEKVKELLLYNEFTLTEIAGKLGYKSVQHLSSQFRNITGFTPTEFKKLKVHNRKPLDSF
- a CDS encoding acyl-CoA thioesterase, giving the protein MNYHTRKWVKPEDLNPNHSLFGGRLLQWIDEEAALYAIIQLENTKVVTKFISEINFISSAKQGDIIEIGIEVLAFGSSSITLRCDVRNKMTHQTIITVDRIVMVNLGEDGNPVPHGKTQVEFVKDRLNNQL